The Amaranthus tricolor cultivar Red isolate AtriRed21 chromosome 6, ASM2621246v1, whole genome shotgun sequence genome has a segment encoding these proteins:
- the LOC130815464 gene encoding uncharacterized protein LOC130815464, which yields MMESPSRTLTLSPSPHSPSPTTFRRRRSSSDSANSPEFEFSSLGCDSQTTLLSADELFSDGFLLPLHLLRLHRSEFDPEPDSGPSESDPGLCEPESEPSALITSSGSGNPILSASKRWREIFKRGEKKPGNITEDKPENKLEKKKEKDRKSSSNINSSSAELNINIWPFSRSRSAGNNSGRSKSAAQSNRKVSSAPCSRSNSSGESKSRRSWPSSPGRPGVHLGRTSPVWQVKKTGPVNRTASSGGSGKGRVLKLNVPVCIGYRQSLSCGSDENGGGGGVGGGDDSGGGSGPRNGGGNGINNHLFSLRGFFSKKTTVLTV from the coding sequence ATGATGGAATCTCCTTCTAGAACTCTTACCCTCTCTCCATCTCCTCATTCTCCTTCCCCCACCACCTTCCGCCGGCGGCGTAGTAGCAGTGACTCGGCTAACTCGCCCGAGTTTGAGTTCTCGAGTCTCGGATGCGACTCACAAACTACACTTCTTTCAGCTGATGAGCTCTTCTCTGATGGGTTCCTTCTCCCACTTCATCTCCTCCGTCTTCACAGATCTGAATTCGATCCTGAACCGGATTCCGGTCCATCTGAATCGGATCCTGGTTTATGTGAACCGGAGTCTGAACCTTCTGCGTTGATTACTTCCTCCGGTTCAGGTAACCCGATTCTCAGTGCTTCGAAACGGTGGAGAGAGATTTTTAAGCGAGGTGAGAAAAAACCGGGAAATATCACTGAAGATAAACCAGAGAATAAACttgagaaaaagaaagaaaaagatcgGAAAAGTAGTAGTAATATTAATAGTAGTTCGGCCGAGTTGAATATCAATATATGGCCGTTTTCAAGGAGCCGGTCTGCAGGAAATAATTCAGGCCGGTCTAAATCAGCGGCTCAATCAAACCGGAAAGTCAGCAGTGCACCATGTTCAAGGAGTAATTCTTCAGGTGAATCTAAATCAAGAAGGTCTTGGCCCAGTAGTCCGGGTCGACCGGGAGTTCACTTGGGTCGAACCAGTCCGGTTTGGCAAGTAAAGAAAACTGGACCAGTGAACCGCACAGCTAGTAGCGGTGGTTCGGGTAAAGGCCGGGTTTTGAAGCTGAATGTTCCGGTTTGTATCGGATATCGACAGAGTTTGAGTTGTGGAAGCGACGAAAATGGCGGCGGAGGGGGAgttggtggtggtgatgatagTGGCGGCGGAAGTGGGCCCAGGAATGGTGGTGGTAATGGAATTAACAATCATTTGTTTAGCTTGCGTGGATTTTTTAGTAAGAAAACTACAGTTTTAACGGTTTAA